DNA sequence from the Marinilongibacter aquaticus genome:
CCCGCCACATCGGGCATATCTACTTGATGATCGAAACCTTCTTGAACCTTCTGGAATGAAAAGGACGCGATGAAAATTACTTCACCATTTTGTTTGGCTACCACACGCCGTGTAGTGAAACTGCCGCCATTTCGCAGGTCTTCCACTTCATAATCGATGGGTATGGCGATGTCTCCGCCCAAGATGAAATACGCATGGAACGAATGGGCAATGCGGTCTTCGGGCACCGTTTTGTAAGCGGCACTGAGCGATTGAGCCAGCACCTGTCCGCCGAAAACACGTTTCCAAGGAGCTTGGTAATTTTGCCCTTCGAAAATATAGTCTCCTTTTTTTTGGAGTTCGAGAAGATCGATAAGTGCTTGGATTTGCATTTTAATGCCAGTTCGGTTTGCGTTTTTCAACAAAAGATAGGGTGCCTTCTTGGGCATCCTCAGATTTTAAAATACGGTCGAAAAGTACATTTGAAGCGGCAATTATCTCCTTTTCGGGTTTGTCCAATTGCGTTTTTATGAAATGCAGACTTTCTCGAATGGAGTTTGGCGAATTGGCCGCAATTTTCTCGGCAATTTCTCTTGCTTTTGGCAAAACCTCTTCGCTACTGGTCAGGTGATTGACCAAGCCCAAGGCAAAAGCCCGGTCGGCGTTGAGCATATCGCCAGTGCAAATCAGTTCCAAAGCTATTTTTTGAGGAATAACCTGAGGCAAACGGAAAAGTCCGCCTGCTCCGGCGATTAAGCCCTTTGTCACTTCGGGCAAGCCAAACTTAGACTTTTCGGAAGCCACAATCATATCGCAGGCCAGACAAAACTCGGTGCCGCCCGCCAAAGCGAAACCATCTACGGCGGCAATCCAAGGTTTGCTGCGTTGGGCATAGACAAAACCACCAAAGCCGTTTGTTTCGGAGTGCAGTAAGTGACCTTTTCCTGCGGCGATGAGTTTTAAATCGGCTCCTGCCGAAAACGCCTTTTCGCCCGCTCCGGTGAGAATGACTGCACGGATATCCCGATCTTCTTCCGTTTGTTGTACAATGTCCTCCATCAAATGCGTCACTTCTGCATTGATGGCATTGTAGGCTTCGGGCCGATTGAGGGTAACCAAGGCAATGTGGGTGTCAATTTTCTCGAAAAGTACTTCGTTGGGCATATCTTGATATGTTGATGATCGAAACCAAAAATAACTATTTTGTTTCAAACGCGAATTATTGTTTTAAAGCGAGATCAAAAGCCGTATCGTTCCAGAAAATCAAAATCATATTTGTAGATTGCGGGGCTTATTGCGTGCAATAGGCACTGTACACTCATAACCTATTTTCTAATTAACCAACAATCTTTACAAAATGAAGAAGATTATTCCGGTATGGACAATTATCTGGATACTCTCTGCCTGTTCGCCTCCTCAAGAGACTCCTACGTCTACAACTACCGATGAAATCGAAGACCTTGCCTCGGTCGAAGAGGCGGTAGAAAAACTGAAGGTCAGTTTGCTCGAACCTACGCAAGAAAACTTGGCCGCAATTGTGTTGCCCGACGTCACTTATGGACACTCCGATGGAAGAGTGGAAAACTGGGATGCGTTTTCCCGGGTGTTGTTGTCGGGAGCCAATGATTACAAAACTGTGCAGATATCGGATCAAGAAGTGGAGATGCATGGCAATGCGGCTTGGGTGCGGCATACCATGGACGCTCAGATCGGATTGGCCCAAGGCGACATCGACGTACACTTGCGTGTATTGATGGTGTGGATCAAGGCCGACGGGGAGTGGAAACTCTTCGCCCGACAGGCGGTAAAGGCATAGTCCCGCGAAACCGACATTTGCAGATTTTGTCGATTGTCGCTCATGAAAAGGCGATAATTACTACTCAGCTAAGAAGTAGATACAATCTAGATTACATTGCAGTCACAAGCGAGCCTTGGCAGAAGGCCGAAGGTTTGCGTCTTATTCGACTTTTACACATAAGAAAATTTAATAGATGTCAAAGACCCTGAAAGTACACGACAAGGACAATGTGCTTGTTGCACTTGAAAACATAAAAAAAGGAACTCCACTTACAGATACCGATAACAAACTGATTACGCAAGAAGATATTTCTGCAAAGCACAAAATAGCTTTGAAAGAATTTGCGGTCGACGATCAGGTTATCATGTACGGCGTATTGGTGGGGAAAGCCGTACAGGCTATTCCTAAAGGTGGTGCGATCACCACGTTCAATGTCAAACATGCGGCTTCTGAGTATAAACTCGGGCAGCGTCGAACAGATTGGCAATCGCCAAGTTTGGGCGATTTGGATGGGGCCACATTCATGGGCTTCCAGCGAAGCAACGGCAAAGTAGGTACGGCCAATTATTGGTTGGTATTGCCGATGGTTTTTTGCGAAAACCGCAACCTAGATATGATCAAAGAAGCTCTGGTGAAGAATTTGGGTTACGCTCCCAAAGACAAATACGGAGATCAGGCCAATCAATTGCTGGCACTTTACAGAGCTGGAAAAACCACAGAGGAAATTATGAATTGGGAATTTGCAGAGCAAGAAGCTGGCGAATTGTCGGAGCGTGTGTTCCCGAATGTCGATGGCGTGAAATTTTTGCGACACGATATGGGTTGCGGAGGAACGCGTCAAGATGCACAAGCTCTTTGCGGTTTGTTGGCCGGATATATCGCTCACCCCAATGTGGCTGGAGCCACGGTATTGAGTTTGGGATGCCAGCATGCTCAATTCAAGATTTTGGAAGAAGAATTGG
Encoded proteins:
- a CDS encoding enoyl-CoA hydratase-related protein codes for the protein MPNEVLFEKIDTHIALVTLNRPEAYNAINAEVTHLMEDIVQQTEEDRDIRAVILTGAGEKAFSAGADLKLIAAGKGHLLHSETNGFGGFVYAQRSKPWIAAVDGFALAGGTEFCLACDMIVASEKSKFGLPEVTKGLIAGAGGLFRLPQVIPQKIALELICTGDMLNADRAFALGLVNHLTSSEEVLPKAREIAEKIAANSPNSIRESLHFIKTQLDKPEKEIIAASNVLFDRILKSEDAQEGTLSFVEKRKPNWH
- a CDS encoding nuclear transport factor 2 family protein — protein: MKKIIPVWTIIWILSACSPPQETPTSTTTDEIEDLASVEEAVEKLKVSLLEPTQENLAAIVLPDVTYGHSDGRVENWDAFSRVLLSGANDYKTVQISDQEVEMHGNAAWVRHTMDAQIGLAQGDIDVHLRVLMVWIKADGEWKLFARQAVKA